Genomic window (Pirellulaceae bacterium):
TTACGACATCGTAAATGAATCGGTTGAAGATACAGTCACCAAGATCAGTCAAGCGTTAAGTTCGCACACCTAATCTAAATTCAAACGCATTTATTGCGTCCTGCCATCCCAAAGAGAGGTATCCATGCTCGAAGAACTGAAAGAGGAAGGTATCGTCAACAAAGTTGGGGGTCGGTTCAAGCTTTCAACGTTGATTCAAAAACGGTTAGTTGCACTCAGCGCAGGCAGCCGCCCTCTGGTCGAGGTCGACACTCAAAACAAAATGGAAATCGTGCTTCAGGAAATCATTCAAGACAAGATTTTCTTGGATGCCTCCAACGAAATCCGCATCACGGGTGAGCCGGAAGAAGGGGCTGGTTTACCCGACCTTGACCCGACGAATCTGTAATGAACGGTCGGCGACTACTGGTTGGCGTCACGGGTGGAATTGCCGCTTACAAAACGGCTGGGCTAGTTAGTCAACTGGTCCAGGCGGGTGGTGATGTTTCGGTCGTAATGACTCGAAGTTCGCTCGAATTCATCGGCCAAGCCACATTTGCCGCCTTAACCGGTCGCCCCGTCGCGACGCAACTCTTCGACCCTCAGTTCCCCTTAGGGGCCCACATTGAGCTGGCTCGAGAAAATGAACTGTTGTGCATCGCCCCGACCAGTGCGCATTGCCTGGCACGTCTCGCCCAAGGGCAAAGCGATGATCTTCTTTCGACGCTTTACCTCTGCTTTGCCGGACCTGTTGTGTTGGCCCCGGCGATGAATCATCAAATGTGGCAAAGTCCGGCCGTGCAACGCAATGTCCAAACACTACGTCAGGATGGTGTTCACTTCATCGACCCTGAGGAAGGCTGGCTTAGTTGCCGTCAATCGGGGGCGGGTCGCATGGCAGACCCGAACGAAATCGCCAAGCGTATCACCCAATTGCTCAGCCAATAAGGTTCGATTATCGACGGAAGTCCCCCCCTTCTCGGCTCCTATCAACTATCAACCGGACCAGCTCCCCAATCATGGCGCGTATCCTTATCACCTCTGGCCCAACGCGACAATATCTCGACCCAGTTCGTTATTTGACCAATGCCTCCAGTGGACGAATGGGAAAAGCTCTCGCCAATGCGGCGGCCCTCGCGGGACACGAAGTCATCGTCATCAGCGGGCCGGTTGAGGTCGAATACGACAAAGGCATGGAAGTCGTTCCGATTGTTTCCACCGAAGAAATGCTCGATGCGGCCAAGCATCTTTTCGAATCCTGCGATGGTGCAATCGGTGTGGCCGCCCCGTGTGACTATCGCCCCACCAAGGTCGAAGCACAAAAGATCTCAAAAACGGGGGAACCCTTGACGTTGCAATTGATCGAGACACCCGATGTGGTAGCAACTCTAGGAGCTCGCAAGCGATCAGACCAATGGGTCGTTGGATTCGCACTCGAGACGGATGACCACCGCTTCCGTGCAATTCGCAAGCTCGAAGAAAAGAGTTGCGACCTGATTGTGTTAAATTCGCCGGAGGCGATGAACTCCCCCGAAACACGTGTGGAAATCCTGAATCCCGCCGGTAATGTTGTCCGGGCAATCGCCGGGGCCAAGTCAGCTGTCGCAGCTGAAATCGTCACCATCATCGACCAGCAACTTGTCAAACAGGTAAATCTCTCCAATTAACTGCTACGGATTAGCCGCCACACATCCGCGAGAGCTCACGCAGATATTCAAGCGCCGCATCCAACTCAGAGGCAGGGACTCCCACCTGGCGACCGTCCCGATCGCACTGAGACAAAAGCATCAACTCCTCGAAGCTCTCGGACTCCCTCAACCGCCGTTGCGCTCTAGCACCCAACGTGCCGTCACGAATCGCGTTAGCATCCATGTGGTGCGCAATCAGCCATGCCGTACGTTCGGTGATAAAACCTTCCAACGATTCGAGTCCCGCCTCCACATGTTGCTCGCTGTCCACAGCCTTCCCCACATCATGCAACAATGCGGCCAGCAAAAACTCTTCGTCGTAGGGGAGTTCGTCACAAGCCAAATCAAACACTTGCAAGCTGTGATAAAGCGCGTCCCCTTCGGGGTGATACTTTCGACTTTGCTTCACATTTTCGAGCGGCAGCAACAACGACTCGTAGAGCTGAAAACGATCCACTTGCTCGCTCGCCTCCGATAGCGCCCGTTGCAAATCGAGTTCGGGATACTCCGTGGCCAAAAACGTTTTGAATTCTGCCACGCTGGCCCGCTCGATTCCCTTACCAGTAATAGAACTCTTGAACACATAATGAGCCCGATTGGCGGGATAGACCGTCAGTTCAACGGGATATTTGTCCTGCAGGTGGATGTGAGTAAAAAGGCGTGTTTGCCCCTGCTTTCGCACTGTTTTCCGTTCAATCTCGAGGACCCAACCCTCATCCTGCAAACAGAGGGCAACCGCCTCGGCACTATCGGAAAACACGTGGAGGTCGATATCAGAACCGTGGCGGATGTGACCGGTGAGAACGCTACCGATTAAACGAGGGCGAAAGCGTGCGATAACCAACATGATTCGCAAGGCTTCGATTCGCATCTCGCGAAGACAATGGGTCCGTTGGTCCCCCTCAAAAACCCTAGCAAACAATTGAACCTGATCGCGGATTTCGGCATTGCTAGGCAAATCAGCCGGTTTTACCCAGCCTCGACAAACCTGCCGAGCCGCTTTCATCTTGGCACGATAATACTCCGACTCCTGGCGATCGTAGAGCAGGCGAGCGGCTTCCCAAGCAATTTGCCTTCGCAATTTCGAATGTTGCATGAAGAGCCGCGTTTAAGCCGGTGTGCGGCGCGAGGCGAAAGGGGATTTGACTCGAATCGGGCGTCCAGGAGTGCATTTCAGCAATCGATTGGACTCATTATACAAGCCTCGGAATCGGCCTCTCAAGTGCCAATTTCCATGCGACAGCCGCTTGCGGGCCGAACAAATTCAACTTGAGCTCCCTGCCACTCGAAATTCCGCGGTCAGATCGCTACCATATGAGGTTCCCCACGACGGCAAAACATCCGCCGGTCCACTCCCCTGTGATTTCAATCTCGATTGAAGGTTAGAAAATGAAAGCAGTTGCCGTTACCCCAGGCAAGCCAAATAGCGTTCACCTCGAAGAGATTGACGTTCCCCATGTCGATCAGTACCCGGATGGAAAAGGCGTTCTGGTCAAAACACTCAAAGTGGGTGTGGATGCGACGGATCGAGAAATCAACGATGCCCTTTACGGAAATTCGCCTCAGGACGACGAATTTCTGATCATCGGTCACGAATGTTTTGGCATCGTGGAGGCAGTGGGGCCAAACGTCACCTCTGTCAAGCCAGGCGATTACGTCACGGCAACCGTGCGACGGCCTGGTGGATCGATCTATGATCAGATCGGCACCTACGACATGACGAGTGAAGAAATCTACTACGAACGCGGCATCAATCTCCTTCATGGTTATCTGACGGAATACTTTGTTGACGGGGAAGATTACATCGTTCGCGTCCCTGGCGGGCTCAAGCACCTCCACGTCTTAATGGAGCCAATGAGCTGTGCCGCCAAGGCGATTCAACAAGCTTTTGAAGTTCAGCGCCGCATGAAAGTCTGGCGTCCCAAAATTGCCTATGTGATGGGGGCCGGCCAGATCGGCCTGCTCGCGACCTTGATTCTGCGTCTGAAGGGGCTCGAGGTTTATACACTCGCCCGTCGCCCCGCACCTCGTCTAAACGCTGAAATCGTGGAGGGGTACGGTGCCACTTACGTGAGTACCAAAGATCAATCAATCGCTCAACTGGCCAGCGAAGTAGGCAAAGCAGACCTGATTGTCGAGGCAACTGGGAGCAGTTGGATTGCCTTTGAAAGCATGAAGGTTTTGGGGCACAACGGAGTTCTTGTTTGGCACAGTGTGACCGGCGGAGACAAGCAGGTCCAAGTACCAGCGGATCAACTCAACATCGAATTTGTCCTCGGAAACAAGCTTCTACTTGGTTCGGTGAATGCGAATCGCGAACACTTCGAAGCCGGGATTCGCGATTTAGCTCTGGGCGAAGCGATGTATCCCGGAGTCACAGAAAAAATCCTGACAACACCCGTTGATGGTTTAGATAACTACAAAGACTTGATGCGATTGCTTGTAGAAGACAAAGACGCGTTGAAAGTCTACGTGAATGTCGCCACCGCATGATCAGCGAGCACCCCTATGAGGCGGCGTTTTTCATGTCACTGCAGGTTCGCTTGTTGAGAGAGGAACGAAAATCGCGATGACCTTAAAGACCCCCCAACGCAAACGACCAACTCGAGCTGGTAAAAAGGATGTGCTGCTCATCGCCAGCGGTGACCTGCGCCTTTCGGCAAATCAAGTTTGCTGGCCAGCGCAAAAAGAAATGGAAAAAGCGTTATTTGAGGCAGTGAAGGATCATGGCTACCGGGTGGTCCGAGCTCACTCCTACCAGAACGCCCAAAAACACGGATTCATTGCATCTCAACGCGAGGGCATGGACGTGTTTGCAGGAATCGATCCGCAGGCGCCACTGATTGTTGCCGAAGCGGTCTGGCAATACTCACATCACGTTCTTCCCGGACTTTGTACGCATGAAGGACCGATTCTCACGCTAGCGAATTGGTCGGGAACTTGGCCCGGCTTGGTCGGCATGTTGAACCTGAATGGCTCATTAACCAAAGCGGGTGTCAAATACTCCACCCTGTGGGCCGAGGATTTCCAGGCCTCCCACTTCCGACAAAAACTTAATCGCTGGCTCGAGACGGGGAAAATCAGCCATCCAACTTCGCATGCCAAGCGTCTGTCGCGCATCAAGATACCCGCCAAACTACAGCGACTTGGGTCCGCTCTCGCCTCGCAATTGAAAACCGACAAGGCAATTATGGGCGTCTTCGATGAAGGTTGTATGGGCATGTTCAATGCGATCATCCCCGACCACCTTTTGAATCCAACGGGCGTCTTCAAAGAACGCTTGAGTCAATCGGCTCTGTTCTACGAAACGAATCAAGTCAGCAACCAGGAAGCGGACGAGGTACGAAGCTGGATGGAGAAACGCGGCATGACGTTTCACACTGGCCGCAAACACGCAACCGACCTGACGGACAAACAGATCCGCACACAATGCAAAATGTACGTTGCTGCCCTGCGAATCGCCGACGACTTCGGCTGCGACACAATCGGCATTCAATACCAGCAGGGACTGAAGGATCTGCTACCTGCTAGTGATTTGGCGGAAGGCACATTAAATAACACGAAGCGTCCACCGGTGAAAGCACGAGACGGCTCAAAGATTTTATACGCGGGAGAGCCCCTTCCTCACTTCAACGAAGTTGACGAATGTGCTGGCCTGGATGGATTGATGACACATCGCGTGCATCGTTCCCTGGGACAACCTCCCGAAAATACCCTTCATGACCTGCGCTGGGGCGATCGCGACGCTTCTGGCACAACCGATGAGTATGTCTGGGTATTCTTAATCAGTGGATCCGCGCCGCCGGAACACTTCCCAGGAGGATGGAAAGGTGCCTCAAGCGAGCGACAACCGGCAATGTATTTCCCCAACGGCGGCGGCACCCTGAAGGGCATCTCAAAACCAGGGGAAATTGTCTGGTCACGGATCTTTGTCGAATCCGGCAAACTAAAAATGGATCTTGGACGGGCCAAAGCGATCGAGTTACCCGAGAAAGAAACTCAGCGACGTTGGGCAGCCACCACGTCGCAATGGCCGATACTGCATGCCGTGACTTACGGCGTCAGTCGCGATCAAATGATGGCACGGCACAAGAGTAATCATATCCAAGTGGCTTATGCTCATGACGCCAAGCAGGCGGATCAGGCGATGCTCGTCAAAGCTGCCATGGCGGCTGAGTTGGGCCTGGAGGTTGCCATCTGCGGTACGCGAGCGGACGGCAAAGCTTGGTAGCGTGGTTCACGGTCGCATGTCCAAGCAAATCAGCTCCCCCTTGTCGCCTTGATTATCACGCACCAGCAGTCTGCCGTGACTCAAAGCGGGCAAGGCTCGGGTACTATGCGGGGAGACGCGATGACGACTGATCTCGCTATACTGCGACGGGCTTGCCTTGGCAATGATCAACTCACCTTCGTTCGTCATTGCCAACAGTCGCTCACCAACCAAAATCAGATTCGCAACACCGAAATCCGGCTGCGACCAGATCACACGTCCAGTCCCAATCTCAATACATCGCAAATCGGCCGACCCCAAATCCTCGCGTCCATGAATTCCATATAAAAAATCAGCTTTAGCAACCGGCGTATTGTATTGGCTTGACATGGAACGATCGTTTTCCCAGATCGATCGTTCCGGTGACCGCAAATTCAACAAGGCGGCACCCACTTGGTAACTCGATGTCAGGAACAGTCGATCTTTAATCACGATCGGCGTGGCCGCATTTACCGTTGGACCGCGACGTCCAAACGGAAATCGGAAAGCGAGTTTACCGTTCTGCGGGTTGATGGCCACCGCATTGTAGCGAGTCACGAACACGACGGATGGGTTTCCACGAACGGAAGCCACGGTAGGTGACGAATAACTCGCCCCCTCATCAGTCGCATGCCACAGCGTTTTCCCATTGCTCAACGACAACGCGACAAGACCCGCCGACGGTCGGCCCCCAACGTTAAACAACACTCGATCATCGACAGCAATCGGGCTGCTACCCGCACCGAAATAACCTTCCTGAGCGCCGTAATCGCCGTACAAGTCGCGAGTCCACAATTTGGCTCCCGTCTTGCGATCGACAGCATGGGCCACACCGGCAGCCCCAAACAAGATAACCCGATCCTGGTGAACCAGAGGAACGCATCGCGGTCCCGCATCCGGATTGATACCACCTCGATAGGTGGCCTCAAAATCAACCTTCCAAAGACGTTTGCCTGTTTCCAGATCCAGTGCATCCAAACGCTCCACATCGTCGACTCGATGGAACAAATAGACGACAGAATCGACAACCGCAGGCCCCGCGTACCCCTGCCCCACTGGGAAACGCCAACTTTGCCTCGGCTCGCTCACGATTGGCTCATCGGCGGCGACACCGTTTCGATGGAGTCCGTGAATCTGCGGCCAATCGGCCCCTCTGGCTGGCGACAGCCCCAATTGGCCTCCTAGGCTAGTCAGCAGAAGGACTAGTATTGATACCATTTCACCGCTAGATCTCTGCTTTACTTTGGCAATCGTCAAATGTTTCCCCTTTCTTCTCGCAGACGGGCATTGCGTTAATCCCCGCCTACTGGGGTACAATGCCGATCTGGATGAGCAGTTCTGGTACAGCTTCATTGTAGCCGGATCGAACTGATGAATTCGACCCTGCAAACTGAAACGGAACCGCCGAAGACTTGTTATTTCGCGAAAAGGCCCCTCAAAGATCAAGACCTTTGAAACCAGCTAAACTCGCTCGCCGTTTTCGGCTCTGGGAAAAAAAACGAGGCGACCGTCGCACGGGCTCCAAGTTATGGGGAACAGCGGGCGAGGCGTTTTTTTTTGCTGCGCTTTTTCTTTTCGGATCCATCTCACTCGCAACTCTCGTGACTGGTGAGCCAATTCCGATCGAAGACGGCTCTTCCTGGGGCGGTTGGGACTGGCTGATCATGATGGTTTTGGCCTCAATGGTCCTGGTCGGAGCGGGTGGCACCATTTACACGATTCTAATGGTCGGCACGACGGCAGAACGTCGTCGTGCATTAGCAAAACGAGCGACCGACATTGATCTTCTTGCCGAAACCCTACCCTCCCCCAAAGAATTCCCGAATGTGCCTCGGGACGTTAACCTCCGGAACAGTCCCGGCATCAAGCTCTCGTACCGACTCCCGATTACATCCTCTCCTGGATGGCAATTGCTGGTAATCGGTCTCTTCAGCTTGCTCTGGAACGGGATGGTCTCGGTATTGGTTGTTCTGGCGTTCCGCAAACACCTAACTCTCGGGGGTGAACCCGACTGGTACTTGGATGCACTTATCCTGCCATTCGCCGGAATCGGGATCATTTCGCTCTATTCCCTGTTTCGTCACCTGCTCGTTGCAACAGCCATTGGTCCTACCAGCCTGGAAATTTCCGACCACCCAATTAATCCGGGTGGATCCTATCGGGTTTATCTCACCCAGGCCGGTCGGCTTTCGGTAAAATCGTTCTCCTTGATTTTGGCCTGTTACGAAGAAGCAACTTACCGACAAGGCACGGATACGCGAACTGAACGACGATTAATTCATGAACATCAAGTGTTCAGCCACGGCAGTTTTGAGATTATGCCCAGCATACCGTATGAGCACGATTGCGAATTAACGTTTCCGAAACGGATCATGCACTCGTTTCAGTCAGAACACAACGCGGTTCAATGGCGACTCGTTGTTCGTGGCACGGTCGAAAAGTGGCCAAAGTATGAACGCGTATTTCCGTTGGTTGTATCTCCATCACCGTCGATCTTGGAAATCTGAGGACAACCGGTCCCATGATGGAGCCATTAATCAGCATCCAGATTCAGGACGATCGACCGTTTCTCAATCCGGGCGACACAATTGCCTGCGATTACCAAATCGATGCGGTCGAAGCGAGCGATATCCAAGCCGTCGAAGCTTCTGTGCTGTGGTATACCGAGGGCAAAGGCGACGAGGACATGGGCGTGCATTACTTTGAGCGCCGCGTTCCTACAGAAACCGAAGAAGATCTGCGGAAATGGCGCCGATTTCAAACGATTTTGCCCAACAGCCCACTCTCGTTCGACGGTGAATTAATCCAAATCCGCTGGTGTGTTCGCGTGAGAGCCTTTCTAAAACTTGGAAAACAGAGTTCCTTCGAACTGCCATTTCAACTGGGTGATGTCGAAAGCCCAAACGGCTGAATCCCAGATCATGCTAAGAACTCCGCGCAATCCGTTCCGCACCCGAAGAATTCGTCCCGAGGCAATGAACTACCTCTTCGATGATGCCTACTCCTGCTCGACGGTAGTGAAGGCACTTCAGCAAAACCATTGGCGTGGCCAAATCATCGGCCCGCACGGTTCGGGAAAAACAACTCTCCTACAGGCACTCCTCCCAGCCTGTCAGCAACGAGATCGTCAGGTTGCACAATTCAGCCTGCATGATCGCGAGCGGCGGCTCCCTTTTCAGTGGAAAGACGCAACAGCTTGGTCCGCAAAAACATTGATCGTCATCGATGGTTACGAACAGCTGAACTGGGTCGCCCGAAGTCGACTCCGAATTCTCACGCAGCAGAAAAAGTGTGGATTACTCGTCACCACGCACCGTGAAGTCAGCTTGCCTGTCATATTCCGCACAAGCACTTCAATCGAACTCACACAGAAAATTGTCCGTCAACTGGTCTCTCATGATTCGCAGATTAGTCCAGCAGACGTCACTTGCGCTTACCAGCAATGTCAGGGCAACGTCCGGGAAACTCTCTTCGCTCTCTACGACCTTTACCAAGATCGACATCGGCAAACGCGTCGCCTTGGATAACGCATTAAGCCCAAATCGAAACCAAATGTCAGCCAGCAATGCAGTCACTCAAATTCACTGGGTAACTCTCGCCGTTTTCGTAGTCCGGTCATCTGGTTAAAGCGAACTAACCGGCGTAATTGATCCCGTTTTAATGACTGCTATCAGCGACATGCTGCTCGCATCAAACTGCTCAATTCAATAGCGTTTTTCTTTACTGAATGATCTTCGTGTCCTAGGATTCATCGAGCGGTGTAACACATGAGGTATCCCCGGGGGGGGAAGCTGCTGAACACGGCAGCCTTCTTGTGATGCTCTTCACAACCGAGATCCAGCCATGGCTGCTGAATTCGACTGTGAACCTTTGTAGAAAACAGGAATAGGTTTCGGAGCATACTCAAATGGACCGTGAATCCATTAAAAGATGGGTAGTCATCTCTGCACTAACGGCGACCAGCCTGATGATTCCGGGCGAGGCAAAAGCTTGCTTCCTTGACTGGTTTCGGCGCCGTGAACCCACCACTTCGTATTACCCACCGGCAACAGCCGCACCGGCTGGCGCGTCCTGCGGAGCGGCCTACTGCGAACAGACCGTCCTACGTTACGTTCCACAAGTGGCTTATCGCACGGTCTGGCAACCGGTTCCGGTCACAACTTACCGCAGAACGGTCAGTTACAACCCCTCAAGCGGCCTGCCAATGACTTGCACACAACCGTGCACGTCCTACACCTACCAGGCTCGACGTGTACCCTATACGTCGTTTCGGCCGGTCTACACGCAAGTCCCGGTTACAAACGGCACTTCCGGATGCAATTCCTGCCAAACAACGGTCGCTCCGCCAGCAACGGCGACGCCTTATTACCAGTCTCCAGCTGCATCACAACCGGCATTTACGCCTTCGACAGGCGGTCTTCCAACCACCTCGGATCTGCCTGGCGCGTCTCCCTGGGAGCCAGTACAACCAGCCGTTCCCAGCCCTGCCGCAACCAATGGTGGCTACCCTGCTCCGCCACCGACAACGACCGATCCGGCAGACGATCGGCCGCGGATTGATCCACAAGCTGCTGACTTCAGCTCAATCCAACGCGTTCCTTCCACGGTAGCAAACAACCGTTTCTCGATTACTCCGAGCAACATCACACCACTGCAGTCAGAGTCTTCGTCGATTTCGGCAGCCGATCCGTTCAACCGAAGAATACCGAATTCCGCTCCATCCACGAGTCCAGCTCCACCGACAAGTTCCGCTCAGTCAACCTGGACCAGCGAGCCCACGGAGCCAAATGTCACGAGATCGCCACCAACGACCACCGATCTCGACATCCGCCCAATCCCGAAAATCAACATCCAACCTTCCGAGGCGCGTGAGCCGGTACCTCCAGTGCTCAACCAACCTCGCTCAAACACGGCCCTAATTCGTCCCATTCCGACAGAATGGGCTTCGAATCGAATTCAGTGGTCAGAACAACAAGTGAGCCACAATGTGTCGCCAGCGGTCAATGATGACTGGAAATCGACAACACCTCGGCGGCTCGATCGTCATCGGCTTCAAACTCCCGAGCAATCTCCGCAATGGGACACTTCAGGCTGGCGATCTGCCCACCGATAAGAAAAATTGGCGACGCTGAGACGCCACCAAGTAGGCCGCGACTGACCCACAGTCCACCGCGAACTCCTCACCGGGGTTCGCGGTTTTTTTTATGCTAGAAAGGTCCTGGCAGGCTTCCAGTCGGTCCATGATAATCACGGTTGATTCGCAATCGATGCCAGCCGGTTGATGTCACTCCCATGCCCGCAAATCTAACACAGAAGTACCACAAAGCGGAACAAGATTATCGTCGTGCTTGCTCGCCAGACGATGAGTTCCGCTGTCTCCAAGTGATGCTTCGCGAACTTCCAAAGCACAAGGGCACCGACAAATTACAAGCTGATTTGAAACAAAGAATCAGCAAGGCCAAACTCGATGCGGAAGCTGCCAAGAGCAGCAAAAAAGGTTACGGAGTCCGTATCCCTCGACAAGGCGCGGGACGTGTGATCCTGCTCGGCAGCCCAAATTCAGGAAAGAGTCAATTACTCTGCTCCTTGACGCGTGCGACTCCAGAAGTGGCCACCTACCCATTCACAACGCGCGACCCGATCCCGGGAATGATGCCTTGGGACGACATTCAAATTCAGCTCATCGATACTCCGCCAATTACAACGGATTTCCTTGAACCCTATCTACAAGGGCTCATTCGAGGTTCCGATCTGGCCTTGCTCGTGGTTGACCTTGCCAGTGATGACGGAATCGAGCAATGCCAGGAAGTTTGGGACCGTTTAGACGGGACAAAAACTCGATTGGCAAGTCGCTCTTATCTGGATGTCGAAGACATTGGACAATCTTTCACGCAATGCTTTCTCGTTGGCAACAAGATCGACGCGGACGGGGCCCCTGCACGGTTGAACTTCCTGTCCGAACTATTGGAGCTTGGCCTGAAAACCTTCCCCGTGTCCGCCCAAACCCAGGTTGGTCTTCACGAACTCAAGCAGTCAATCTACCGCACTTTAGATATCGTTCGCGTCTATACAAAACATCCAACGAAGCGGGAACCGGACTTTGACAATCCCTACACGATTCAGCGTGGGGGAACTCTCGCGGACGTGGCAGCCATGATCCACCACGACTTTGCAACTCGATTAAAATTTGCGAGAGTGTGGGGCTCGGCAGTCCATCATGGTACGACCGTCAAAGGCGACTATGTCCTGCACGACAAAGACATCATTGAACTCCACATCTGACGCATAAATTGATATGGAAAACCATGAACAACGTTAAAATCGCAAATACTTTCGACCAAATTGCCGACTTACTCGAGTTTAAATCGGCGAACCCTTTTCGGGTACGCGCCTACCGACGAGGTGCTCGAACTATTGGCGATCTTTCGGAGCCCATCTCCACGATCCTGAACGACAGCGAACGCAAATTGACCGACATTGACGGTATCGGAAAGGATCTGGCCGCCAAATGCGAAACGTTTGTCGAGACCGGCAAGATACCTTTGCTCGATGAGTTACTCGAGGACATCCCACGAACCGTTCTGGATTTACTTCGCGTTCCGGGCTTGGGTCCCAAAAAAGCGGCGGCCGTTTACCAGGAATTGAATGTCACAACTCTCGACGATCTCAAATCAGCCTGCGAGTCAGAACAAGTCCGCAACCTCAAGGGATTTGGAGCCAAAACTGAGCAGGCGATTCTCAGTGGTTTGGCGATCGCCAACGCGGCAAACCAACGAATCCTTTGGTCCGAAGCGGATACGATCGCGAACGCATTGCTGAATCATATGCACGTGAATTCGAAGATCGAAGAAATGTCGCTGGCCGGCAGTTATCGTCGCGGAAAAGAAACCGTCGGTGACCTCGATCTTCTCGTTGTGGCTCAAGATTCCCAACACATCATGGACCGATTCGCCGAATTTCCAGAGATCAATACCGTCAGCGTGCGTGGTGAAACAAAAATGTCCGTGCGTCTGGATTCCGGTTTTCAGATTGATTTACGAGTCGTTCCCCGCACTTCATTCGGAGCAGCGATCCAATACTTCACCGGCTCCAAGGAACATAACGTTGCCCTCAGAGGTCTCGCCAAAAAGAAAGGACTCAAAATAAACGAATACGGTGTCTACGAAGTCAAGACTAACAAATACGTGGCAGGGGAAACTGAAGCAGAAGTTTACGGCGCCTTAGACCTCATTTGGATTCCCCCTGAAC
Coding sequences:
- the polX gene encoding DNA polymerase/3'-5' exonuclease PolX produces the protein MNNVKIANTFDQIADLLEFKSANPFRVRAYRRGARTIGDLSEPISTILNDSERKLTDIDGIGKDLAAKCETFVETGKIPLLDELLEDIPRTVLDLLRVPGLGPKKAAAVYQELNVTTLDDLKSACESEQVRNLKGFGAKTEQAILSGLAIANAANQRILWSEADTIANALLNHMHVNSKIEEMSLAGSYRRGKETVGDLDLLVVAQDSQHIMDRFAEFPEINTVSVRGETKMSVRLDSGFQIDLRVVPRTSFGAAIQYFTGSKEHNVALRGLAKKKGLKINEYGVYEVKTNKYVAGETEAEVYGALDLIWIPPELREARIEFESDQEALPELIELSDIRGDLHMHTNATDGKATLSEMVTAAKAQGLKYIAITDHSQRVSMANGLDPQRLLEQWVAIDAMNQKEGKAFTILKGIECDILERGGMDLPDEVLSQADWVLASIHYGQKQSRQQITDRLIGAIQNPYVSAIAHPTGRLLNRREAYDVDLDAVMTATKEHGKLLELNANPRRLDLNEIHCAHAKRLGIPIVINTDAHSVEGLSVMRYGLKQARRGGLTKHDVANTLTWLQLKKLIGKSNQ